The following coding sequences are from one Nicotiana tomentosiformis chromosome 3, ASM39032v3, whole genome shotgun sequence window:
- the LOC104109543 gene encoding probable xyloglucan 6-xylosyltransferase 5 has protein sequence MGPDSSFAAQKRGGGALPTTATPNGGRASSVLPRGRQIQRTFNNIKITILCGFVTILVLRGTIGFGNLASSGSDAENANLIEETNRILDEIRSDKDPDDPVDQSDSFFRLNSTYSLGPKITTWDADRKFWLQKNPDFPNFIHGKPRVLLVTGSPPNPCDNPIGDHYLLKVIKNKIDYCRIHGIEIVYNLAHLEKEMAGYWAKLPLIRKLMLSHPEVEWIWWMDSDALFTDMVFEIPFSKYNDHNLVIHGYPDLLFDQKSWIALNTGSFLIRNCQWSLDLLDAWAPMGPKGPVREEAGKVLTANLKGRPAFEADDQSALIYLLMSQKDQWMDQVFIENSYYLHGYWAGLVDRYEEMIEKYHPGLGDERWPFVTHFVGCKPCGIYGDYPVERCMKSIERAFNFADNQVLKLYGFRHKGLLSPNIKRIRNETDNPLQYVDQLDVRHAKHESTGPQS, from the coding sequence ATGGGTCCAGACAGCAGTTTCGCAGCTCAGAAAAGAGGTGGTGGAGCACTACCTACCACCGCCACTCCCAACGGCGGCCGTGCCAGTTCCGTCTTACCTCGCGGCCGACAGATCCAACGTACTTTCAACAACATTAAGATCACTATTCTTTGCGGCTTCGTCACTATCCTTGTCCTACGTGGCACCATTGGTTTCGGCAACCTCGCATCCTCCGGAAGTGATGCTGAGAATGCGAATCTTATCGAAGAGACTAACCGGATCCTCGACGAGATCCGATCCGACAAGGACCCGGATGACCCGGTTGACCAGTCCGATAGTTTTTTCCGACTTAATTCAACTTACAGTTTAGGCCCGAAGATTACTACTTGGGATGCCGACCGCAAATTCTGGCTTCAGAAAAACCCTGATTTCCCTAATTTTATTCATGGTAAGCCTCGAGTTTTGCTGGTAACTGGCTCTCCCCCAAACCCTTGTGATAATCCAATTGGGGATCATTACTTGTTGAAGGTTATAAAGAACAAAATTGATTATTGTAGGATCCATGGGATTGAAATCGTTTATAATTTAGCTCATTTGGAAAAGGAAATGGCTGGGTACTGGGCTAAATTGCCCTTGATTCGCAAGCTAATGTTGTCTCACCCTGAAGTAGAATGGATTTGGTGGATGGACAGTGATGCCTTATTCACTGATATGGTCTTTGAGATCCCTTTTTCCAAGTACAATGATCACAATCTTGTTATTCATGGCTACCCTGATCTATTGTTTGATCAGAAATCATGGATTGCATTGAACACTGGTAGTTTTCTAATTAGGAATTGCCAGTGGTCTCTTGATTTGTTGGATGCGTGGGCGCCAATGGGGCCTAAAGGTCCTGTTCGTGAAGAAGCTGGGAAGGTTTTGACGGCTAATTTAAAGGGTAGACCAGCATTTGAAGCGGATGATCAGTCTGCATTAATATACTTGTTGATGTCACAGAAGGATCAGTGGATGGACCAGGTGTTCATTGAGAATTCCTACTATCTACACGGATATTGGGCTGGGTTAGTTGATAGGTATGAGGAGATGATTGAGAAATACCATCCAGGTTTGGGGGATGAGAGATGGCCGTTTGTGACACATTTTGTGGGATGCAAGCCATGTGGGATTTATGGAGATTACCCTGTTGAGAGGTGCATGAAAAGTATTGAGAGGGCTTTCAATTTTGCAGATAATCAGGTGCTTAAGTTGTATGGGTTTAGACATAAGGGCTTGTTGAGCCCTAACATCAAAAGGATTAGGAATGAAACTGATAATCCGCTGCAGTATGTAGATCAGTTAGATGTTCGACATGCAAAGCATGAGAGCACAGGACCTCAGAGCTAG